In a single window of the uncultured Pseudodesulfovibrio sp. genome:
- a CDS encoding acylneuraminate cytidylyltransferase family protein yields MLTVALVPARCGSKSVPDKNIFPLGGHPLVAYSIAAGMLAGDVSEVVVSTDSEKYADICRRYGANVPFLRPEAISRDSSLDIEFVRHYLDFLAERGLPEPDLIVHLRPTTPLRETAQIDAAVAYMQANPEATALRSAHRTSMTPYKMFVQSGEYMEACMKLKDEAESYNLPRQRFPRCYVPNGHVDILRPSVLHETGTLHGPRIKLWETRPVADIDEMCDCEFAERLLHDPAFRALRQYLEEAL; encoded by the coding sequence ATGCTGACCGTCGCGCTGGTTCCGGCAAGATGCGGGAGCAAGAGCGTCCCGGACAAGAATATCTTCCCCCTGGGGGGCCATCCCCTGGTGGCCTATTCCATCGCGGCCGGAATGCTCGCCGGGGACGTTTCCGAAGTGGTGGTTTCCACGGATTCGGAAAAGTATGCGGACATATGCCGGCGGTACGGGGCCAACGTGCCGTTTTTGCGGCCCGAAGCCATCAGCCGGGACTCGTCGCTGGATATCGAATTCGTCCGGCACTATCTCGACTTTCTGGCTGAACGGGGGCTGCCGGAGCCGGACCTGATCGTGCACTTGCGGCCGACCACGCCGCTGCGCGAAACGGCTCAGATCGACGCAGCCGTGGCGTACATGCAAGCCAACCCCGAGGCCACGGCCCTGCGCTCGGCGCACCGGACCAGCATGACGCCGTACAAGATGTTCGTGCAAAGCGGCGAGTACATGGAGGCGTGCATGAAGCTTAAGGACGAGGCGGAGAGCTACAACCTGCCCCGGCAGCGTTTTCCGCGCTGTTACGTCCCCAACGGCCACGTGGACATACTGCGTCCCTCGGTACTGCATGAAACCGGCACCCTGCACGGTCCGAGGATCAAACTGTGGGAGACCCGTCCCGTGGCGGACATCGACGAGATGTGCGACTGCGAGTTCGCCGAACGACTTTTGCACGACCCCGCATTTCGCGCCCTGCGCCAATATCTGGAGGAAGCCCTGTGA
- a CDS encoding methyltransferase domain-containing protein — protein MSGYLDTIYFREEYGEHDYPQLLCDHIAREYFSRTGDVRGKTVLDIGSGKGNHLVGFGRRGMTSVGVDKQDECVEILKEFEIRPCNLEEEALPWDDNTFDYIFSKSVLEHVFNTTNFIRESLRVLKPGGMAVLMTPDWRSQRDFFWDDYTHVKPFTRKGLQNACVINGFEKVDCSYFYQLPIVWEKPWLERVLPVFNVVPDCFKWRDKEESDFRTLIRFAKEKMLLCVASKPER, from the coding sequence GTGAGCGGTTATCTGGACACGATCTATTTCAGAGAGGAATACGGGGAGCACGACTACCCCCAGCTCCTTTGCGACCACATAGCCCGTGAGTATTTTTCCAGGACAGGCGATGTCCGGGGGAAGACCGTGCTCGACATCGGTTCGGGCAAGGGCAATCACCTGGTGGGATTCGGACGCAGGGGCATGACCTCGGTGGGCGTGGACAAGCAGGACGAATGCGTCGAGATCCTCAAGGAGTTCGAGATTCGGCCCTGCAACCTGGAAGAGGAAGCCCTGCCCTGGGACGACAACACCTTTGACTACATCTTTTCCAAGTCGGTGCTGGAGCACGTGTTCAACACGACCAATTTCATCCGGGAGTCGCTCCGTGTCCTGAAGCCGGGGGGCATGGCCGTGCTCATGACTCCGGACTGGAGAAGCCAGCGCGACTTTTTCTGGGACGACTACACCCACGTCAAACCCTTCACCCGCAAGGGGTTGCAGAACGCCTGCGTGATCAACGGGTTCGAGAAGGTGGATTGCTCCTATTTCTACCAGCTGCCCATCGTCTGGGAAAAGCCGTGGCTGGAGCGGGTACTCCCGGTGTTCAATGTGGTGCCGGACTGCTTCAAGTGGCGGGACAAGGAAGAAAGCGATTTCAGGACCCTCATACGGTTCGCCAAGGAAAAGATGCTGCTGTGCGTGGCCTCCAAGCCTGAGCGTTAA
- a CDS encoding N-acetylneuraminate synthase family protein, with protein sequence MPITIIAEIGINHNGDVDIAKKLIDGAASAGCDAVKFQKRTVEEVYSREALEKYRESPWGTTNGQQKHGLEFGREEYDEIDRYCREKGIDWFASAWDLKSQDFLAQYDLKYNKIASALLGHADLLEKVAAEGRYTFISSGMCELEELDRAVAIFRKYECPFEVMHCNSSYPMPPEDANLKVMDALRSRYGCDVGYSGHESGLIVSCAAAALGATSIERHITLDRSMYGSDQAASVEIAGMARLVNYIRTIEAAMGDGVKRITEKEHGCRASLWRTGDTGEC encoded by the coding sequence ATGCCGATCACGATCATTGCGGAAATAGGGATCAACCATAACGGCGACGTGGACATCGCGAAGAAGCTGATCGACGGCGCGGCATCCGCCGGATGCGATGCCGTCAAATTCCAGAAGCGCACCGTCGAGGAAGTCTATTCCAGGGAGGCCCTGGAGAAATACCGGGAGAGCCCCTGGGGCACAACCAACGGCCAGCAGAAGCATGGGCTCGAGTTCGGCCGGGAAGAGTACGATGAGATAGACCGGTACTGCCGTGAAAAGGGCATCGACTGGTTCGCCTCGGCCTGGGACCTGAAAAGCCAGGATTTTCTGGCGCAATACGACCTGAAGTACAACAAGATCGCCTCGGCCCTGCTCGGCCATGCCGACCTGTTGGAGAAGGTCGCGGCCGAAGGACGGTACACGTTCATCTCCTCGGGCATGTGCGAACTGGAAGAACTGGACCGCGCAGTGGCCATTTTCAGGAAGTACGAGTGCCCCTTTGAGGTCATGCACTGCAACAGCAGCTATCCCATGCCGCCCGAGGACGCCAATCTCAAGGTGATGGACGCCCTGCGCAGCCGCTACGGGTGCGATGTCGGCTACAGCGGGCACGAGAGCGGGCTGATCGTCAGCTGCGCCGCCGCCGCGCTGGGCGCGACGTCCATCGAGCGGCATATCACCCTGGACCGCTCCATGTACGGTTCCGACCAGGCCGCCTCGGTTGAGATCGCGGGCATGGCCAGGCTGGTGAATTACATCCGGACCATCGAGGCCGCCATGGGCGACGGGGTCAAACGGATCACCGAGAAGGAACACGGCTGCCGCGCCAGTCTCTGGCGGACAGGAGATACCGGGGAATGCTGA
- the gmd gene encoding GDP-mannose 4,6-dehydratase: MKKTALITGITGQDGSYLAELLLEKGYEVHGLKRRASLFNTDRVEHLYQDPHEADQRFILHYGDMTDATNLIRVVQEVKPDEIYNLAAQSHVAVSFETPEYTADTTALGPLRLLEAIRILGLEGKTRFYQASTSELFGNSGTEKQSETTPFAPRSPYAAAKLYAYWITVNYREAYGIHASNGILFNHESPRRGETFVTRKITRGLARLAVELDECLWLGNLDARRDWGHAADFTEMMWLMLQQDTPDDYVIATGTSYSVRDFVELAGQELGMSITWEGTGSDEVGVDTNSGKTVVRIDPRYYRPTEVDHLSGQVSKAREKLGWTPKTGFREMVAEMVAADMEQARLEVLCRENGYAGAGCRKPR, from the coding sequence ATGAAGAAGACTGCGCTGATTACCGGAATAACAGGTCAGGACGGCTCCTATTTGGCGGAGCTGCTGCTCGAAAAGGGTTACGAGGTGCACGGCTTGAAGCGCCGCGCCTCGCTGTTCAACACAGACCGGGTGGAGCATTTGTACCAGGACCCTCACGAGGCGGATCAGCGGTTCATCCTGCATTACGGCGACATGACCGACGCCACGAACCTCATCCGGGTCGTGCAGGAGGTCAAGCCGGACGAAATTTACAATCTGGCCGCGCAGAGCCATGTGGCGGTGTCTTTCGAGACCCCGGAATACACGGCCGACACCACCGCGCTGGGCCCCCTGCGTCTGCTGGAGGCCATCCGCATCCTCGGCCTCGAGGGCAAGACCCGCTTCTACCAGGCCTCGACGTCCGAACTGTTCGGCAATTCCGGGACCGAGAAGCAGAGCGAGACCACGCCGTTCGCTCCTCGTTCGCCGTATGCCGCGGCCAAGCTCTATGCCTACTGGATCACGGTCAACTACCGGGAGGCCTACGGCATCCATGCCAGCAACGGTATCCTTTTCAACCACGAATCCCCGCGCCGGGGCGAGACCTTCGTCACCCGTAAGATCACGCGCGGTCTGGCCCGTCTCGCCGTGGAGCTGGACGAATGCCTGTGGCTGGGCAATCTGGACGCCCGTCGCGACTGGGGACACGCGGCCGACTTCACGGAGATGATGTGGCTCATGCTCCAGCAGGACACGCCAGACGACTACGTCATCGCCACCGGGACGAGTTATTCGGTCCGCGATTTCGTGGAGCTGGCCGGGCAGGAGCTGGGCATGAGCATAACCTGGGAAGGGACGGGCTCGGACGAGGTCGGCGTGGACACGAACAGCGGCAAGACCGTGGTCCGCATCGACCCGCGTTACTACCGGCCCACCGAGGTGGACCACCTTTCCGGGCAGGTCTCAAAGGCCCGGGAGAAACTCGGCTGGACTCCCAAGACCGGTTTTCGGGAGATGGTCGCGGAGATGGTCGCCGCGGACATGGAACAGGCCCGGCTCGAAGTGCTCTGCCGGGAGAACGGGTATGCCGGGGCCGGGTGCAGGAAGCCCCGGTAG